The DNA window ATGGTGGCGACCGGTGCGGCGGCCAGGTCGGTCGCGGCCAGAATGACGAGGTCGCTGCGGTCGGTGTCGGCGTTGTAGACGTAGGTCATCAGGTAGCCCTCGCCGCCGGGGTGCTGATTCGCGGGTGCGAAGGCGGCCTCGGCGGGGATGCGACCGGAGCCGAATTCGTGGGTGGTGCTGGCCCCGGTGTGCAGGTCGTAGCGGATCAGTGCGCCGTTGTCGCCGGAGACGGAGGCGTGGCCGAACCGGGTATCGAGACCCGCGAGCCGGTCGTCGATGCGGGGGAACTCGGCGTCGCGGTCGTCGAGCTGCTCCTCGGTGACGGTGCCGGTAGTGAGATCGATGGTCCAGCGCCAGAGGCTGGCATGTTCGTAGGTGTGTGAATCCTGGCGCCACATACTGGGATAGCGCATCACATGCAGCACGATCCGGCCCGGTTCGTCGTGGGCGTTGAGCGTGTGGAAGACGTAGCAGGGATCAATCGGGAACCATCGCACCGCGCCGTGCGGGTCGTCGCGGCGCAGTACGCCGAGCCGGGCCTGGTAACCGTCACGCCACCGATAGGGCATGCCGCCACCGGATTTCGCGGTCTCCAGATCGAAAACCACTGGCAGGTCCATGAATACGACGTGCTCGGCGGTGAGGTTGAAGTCGTGGTGCATGGTCGGCGCCGGTACATCGATGGGACGGCTGATCAGCAGCGTACCTGCGGCGTCGGCGCGGTGGTAGGTCAGATAGGGTGCGCGCACGTCGTAGCCGAAGAAGTGCAGTTCGCCGGTGGTCGGGCAGGTCTTCGGATGCGCGGTCATCGCGGTCCGCAGCTTGCCGTCGAAGTCGTAGGGGCCGACTGTATCCAGCTCGCAGGTCAATTCGTACGGATAGGAGGATTCGACCAGCGCCATGGTGCGTCCGGCGTGCCGGATGACGTGGGTGTTGGCGACTCCGGCCGTGAGGTCTCGATTGCCCTCGGCATCCTGGACGCGCGCGCCGTCGGTGAAGGTGGAAGTGCGGACCCAGCGGTTGCGGTAGGAGACCGCGCGGCCCTGCTCAAGCCGGACGCCGTGCACCATACCGTCGCCGAGGAACCAGTGCGCGGAGGCGGCGGCGTGCGGATTCGGGCCGTTGCGCAGGTACCAGCCGGTCAATTCGGGGGGAATCGTTCCGGTGACCGGCAATTCGTAGGCGGTCGACTCTTCGGTGACGGGGGCGTAGTTGCCGGTCAGGTGTGGAACTGAAGTGGTCATGATGGGTGCCGATCTGGTCTCGGGGAAAGGTTTTCAGGCGGCGGGTTCGTTGAGCGAGTTCGCCTTGCCCTGGATGTAGGCGACGTAGCGGATCGTGAAGAGCACCGGGAGCACGAAGGCGAGCACCTGCACGGTGGTGCGCACGCCCGAGGAGGAGTGCGCGAGCAGGGTCAGTGCGACGCAGCCGATGGCGAAGCTCGCGGTCCACGCGGAGGTGATGACGTAGCTGGTGCGGATGAAGACCGGGTGGTCCCAGAGTTCCTTCGGCGTGGTCTGTTTCGCGATCGGCAGCGTGAACGGTATGCGCACGGCCAGCGACCCGACGGCGATGAGGGTGAGCATGCCCGAGGAGAGCGCCGGGGTGTAAGGGTGCAGTGCGCTGTCCGGGTCGACGAAGGCGAGCACGGTCAGCGCCGCGAAGAAGATCCCGGAACCCAGGTCGATGGCCATGGCCGACACCGGCTGACCCGCCCTGACCTGGTGGACGATCCCGACAACCGAGACGGCCAGGGCGGCCAGCGCCGCCCACTGCCAGTACTGCGACGGGACCACTGCGAAGACGATCCAGGGGGCGAAGGCGCGCAGGTACGACATTTTCGAGAACTCCTCTAGCGACATTCCAGTTTTGACATGTCCAAGCTAGAGGCTGCGCTTTCGACATGTCAATAGTGGAATGTAAGATGATGGCATGAGTCTCCGGTATGCCCTGCTCGGATTGCTGGCCGATCGTCCGGCCAGCGGCTATGACCTGCTGCAACGCTTCAAGGTGTCGCTGGCGAATGTCTGGCCCGCGACCCAGAGCCAGATCTATACCGAACTCACCAAGCTCGCCGATGCGGGTTCGATCGCGGTATCGGATGAGGGCCCGCGCGGCCGCAAGGAGTACACGATCACCGATGCGGGCCTGGCGGAGATGCGGGAGTGGCTCACCACGACCAAACCGAAACGCGTTGCGCGTAACGAAATGCTGCTGCGCGTCTTCTTCCTCGGCGTGGTTCCGCAGGCCTACGCCCGCGAATATCTGTCCGGCGTCGAAACCGACACCGCGAAGGCCGAGGCCCAGTTGGCCGGGCTCGAGGCCACAATCGACTGGGAGGACAACGACCTGTCCGTCTACGGCCGCATCGCGATGGAGTGGGGTAAACGCTTCTACGCGATGAACCAGGAGTGGGCCGAGTGGGCCCTCACTCAGATCCCCGAGCGCTAGCCCGAATATATTTCGGATCGACGGGGCGCGGAAACTTCAATTCTGAATATCATGATGGTGTCCACATGACTTTGAGAACTATCTTCACTGATATGGACGCGATCTTGCAGGATCTTCATACTCGGTCTCAACAGAAGTGATCGACCGGATCACCTGCCTGCCGGATCGACGTACAGGAGTGTTGATGAAGATCGGGATTCCCCGCGAGGTCAAGAACCACGAGTATCGGGTGGCGTGTACACCCGCGGGCGCGCACGAGCTGGTCGCGCGCGGACACGAGGTGTACATCGAGTCCGGAGCCGGTCAGGGGTCGGCGTTCGAGGATATGGCGTACGCGGCCGTCGGGGCGCGGGTGCTCGATACCGCCGATGCGGTCTGGGGTACCGCCGATATGGTGCTCAAGGTCAAAGAGCCGGTGGCCGAGGAGTATTCGCGGATGCGCGAAGGGCAGCTGCTGTTCACCTATCTGCATCTGGCCGCGTCCAAGGAGTGCACGGACGCGCTGCTGAACTCGGGGATCACCTCGATCGCCTACGAGACCGTCACCGGTAGGGACGGGTCGCTGCCGCTGCTCGCACCGATGAGTGAGGTCGCGGGACGGCTGGCGCCGCAGGCCGGTGCCTACCACCTGATGCGCAGCGGTGGCGGGCGCGGCGTGCTGATGGGTGGGGTGCCGGGTGCGCGTCCGGCCAAGGTGGTCGTACTCGGTGGTGGTGTCTCGGGTAGCAATGCGATCGCCATCGCGGTCGGCATGCACGCGGAGGTGACCGTGCTCGATCTGAACATCGGGCGCCTGCGTGCGCTGGACGAGCAGTACCGCGGCCAGGTGCGCACCATCATCTCCAACCGTTTCGAGGTGGAGAGCTTGGTGCGGGAGGCCGATATGGTGATCGGCGCGGTGCTGGTGCCCGGTGCGAAGGCGCCCATGCTGGTCTCCAATGACCTTGTCGCACAGATGAAGCCGGGTTCGGTGCTGGTGGACATCGCGATCGACCAGGGTGGCTGCTTCGAGGATTCCCGGCCGACCACACATGCCGAGCCGACCTACCGGGTGCACAATTCGGTCTTCTACTGCGTCGCCAATATGCCCGGCGCGGTGCCCTACACCTCGACCGTCGCGCTCACCAATGCCACACTGCCGTACGCGATCTCGCTCGCCGAGCGGGGCTGGCGCGATGCGGTCGCCGCGGATCCCGGTCTGGCCAATGGTTTGAGCACGCACCGCGGCCAGCTGCTGTCGGAATCCGTTGCGGCCGCACACAATTACGCCGCCGAGACGCTGGCCGCCTGATACGCGGTCTCAGCTGACGCCCTCCGAATTCGGCG is part of the Nocardia sp. NBC_00565 genome and encodes:
- a CDS encoding carotenoid oxygenase family protein, whose translation is MTTSVPHLTGNYAPVTEESTAYELPVTGTIPPELTGWYLRNGPNPHAAASAHWFLGDGMVHGVRLEQGRAVSYRNRWVRTSTFTDGARVQDAEGNRDLTAGVANTHVIRHAGRTMALVESSYPYELTCELDTVGPYDFDGKLRTAMTAHPKTCPTTGELHFFGYDVRAPYLTYHRADAAGTLLISRPIDVPAPTMHHDFNLTAEHVVFMDLPVVFDLETAKSGGGMPYRWRDGYQARLGVLRRDDPHGAVRWFPIDPCYVFHTLNAHDEPGRIVLHVMRYPSMWRQDSHTYEHASLWRWTIDLTTGTVTEEQLDDRDAEFPRIDDRLAGLDTRFGHASVSGDNGALIRYDLHTGASTTHEFGSGRIPAEAAFAPANQHPGGEGYLMTYVYNADTDRSDLVILAATDLAAAPVATIHLPTRVPYGFHGNWLAD
- a CDS encoding PadR family transcriptional regulator, which codes for MSLRYALLGLLADRPASGYDLLQRFKVSLANVWPATQSQIYTELTKLADAGSIAVSDEGPRGRKEYTITDAGLAEMREWLTTTKPKRVARNEMLLRVFFLGVVPQAYAREYLSGVETDTAKAEAQLAGLEATIDWEDNDLSVYGRIAMEWGKRFYAMNQEWAEWALTQIPER
- the ald gene encoding alanine dehydrogenase codes for the protein MKIGIPREVKNHEYRVACTPAGAHELVARGHEVYIESGAGQGSAFEDMAYAAVGARVLDTADAVWGTADMVLKVKEPVAEEYSRMREGQLLFTYLHLAASKECTDALLNSGITSIAYETVTGRDGSLPLLAPMSEVAGRLAPQAGAYHLMRSGGGRGVLMGGVPGARPAKVVVLGGGVSGSNAIAIAVGMHAEVTVLDLNIGRLRALDEQYRGQVRTIISNRFEVESLVREADMVIGAVLVPGAKAPMLVSNDLVAQMKPGSVLVDIAIDQGGCFEDSRPTTHAEPTYRVHNSVFYCVANMPGAVPYTSTVALTNATLPYAISLAERGWRDAVAADPGLANGLSTHRGQLLSESVAAAHNYAAETLAA